The genomic DNA GACCTGGCCCCGGGCGACGGCCTGTGGCTCGACCCGGAGCAGCGCGTCAGCATCTGGTGACGTCGTCCGCCGACGACCCGGCCCCGCGTCCCGCCGCCACGGTCGCGAGGATGAGGTCGTGAGCACCGAGCAGAGCACCGACGCCGCCGAGACCTCCGAGACCGCCGAGCCCCGGGTCGACCTGACCTTCCGGCTGGACGGGCGCGTCGCGCTCGTCACCGGCGGGGCGTCCGGCATCGGGGCGGCGGTGGCCGACGTCTTCGCCGACGCGGGCGCACGGGTGGTGGTCGTGGACCTCGACGGCGACGCCGCGGAACGGCGCGCCGCCGAGCTCGGCCGGGACGCCCTCGGGCTGCGCGCCGACGTCTCCGACCCCGCCTCCGCCGCCGCGGCCGCCGACCGGGCGGTCGAGGTCTGCGGCCGGGTGGACGTCCTCGTCAACAGCGCCGGCATCGTCGACCTCGCGCCGGCCGAGGAGCTCGGCCAGCGCGCCTGGGAGCGCACCCTCGCCGTGAACCTCAGCGGCACCTTCTACATGAGCCAAGCCATCGGCCGGCACATGCTCGAGGCCGGCCGGGGCAAGATCATCAACCTCGCCTCGCAGGCGGCGACCGTCGGCCTGCTCGAGCACGCGGCGTACTGCGCCTCCAAGGCCGGCGTGCTCGGCCTGACCCGCGTGCTCGCCACCGAGTGGGCGGGCCGCGGCGTGACCGCGAACAGCATCTCGCCGACCGTCGTGCTCACCGAGCTCGGGCGCAAGGCGTGGTCGGGCCCCAAGGGCGACGCCGCGATGAAGGAGATCCCGGTCGGCCGCTTCGCGCTGCCGCGCGAGATCGCGGGAGCGGCGCTGTTCCTGGCCTGCGGCGCGTCCGACATGGTCAACGGCGCCGACCTCGTCGTCGACGGGGGCTACACCATCCGCTGATCCCTCCCGCCGGCGCGTACCTCTAGATTGCGGCCATGGACGCGCTGCGTGGTCTGCTCGGGTTGGTCCTGCTGCTCGGGATCGCGGTGCTCGCCTCGCGCGACCGCCGGGGCATCCGCTGGCGCACGGTCGGCGTCGCGCTCGCCGTGCAGGTCGTCTTCGCCTTCCTCGTGCTCCGGACGAGGCCCGGGCAGGCGGTGCTGGACTTCCTGTCGCGCCGGGTCGAGACGCTGATCGGCTACACCCAGAGCGGCACCGACTTCGTCTTCGGGCCCCTGGCCCAGGTCGGGGCGCCCAACGGCGTCGCGTTCGCCCTCCAGGTGCTCCCGGTGATCATCTTCCTCGGCGCCCTGATCTACCTGCTGCTGTACCTCCGCGTCATCCAGCTCGCGACGCACTACGTCGGCGGCGCCATCGGCAGGCTCCTGCGGGTCAGCAAGGTCGAGTCGATGTACGCCGCGGTCGTGGTGTTCCTCGGCATGTCCGAGGCGCCGCTGCTGATCAGCCCGTACCTCAAGCGCCTCACCTCGGCCCAGCTCTTCACCGTCGTCGTCGCGGGCCTCACCGCCGCCTCCGGCTCGACCTTGATCGGCTACGCGCTGCTCGGGGCGCCGCTGCCGTACCTGCTCGCGGCCACCGTGATGAACGCGCCCGCCGCACTCGTCATGGCCAAGATCATGTGGCCGGACTCGGTCCGCGAGCCCGTCGAGGCCGTCGAGGGGTCCGGGTCCTCGACCGCGGCACCCGCGGAGGAGCCGGAGCCCGCCGCGGCGCCGCGCGCCACGGGTGCGGACGACGACTTCGACGTGCGCGACGTCCGCGACACCGAGTCGGCGAACGCCATCGACGCCCTCGCCCGCGGCGCCCTGGCCGGCGGCCGGGTGGCCGTCACCATCGCCGCGCTGCTCGTGGCCTTCGTGGCCCTCATCGCGCTGGCCAACGGGATCATCGGCGGGATCGCCGGGTGGTTCGGCGTGGAGGGCCTGACGTTCCAGCAGCTCCTCGGCTACGTGATGGCGCCGGTCGCCTGGCTGCTCGGCGTGCCGTGGTCGGAGTCGGTCCGGGCCGGTCAGTTCATCGGCATCAAGACGGTGCTGAACGAGTTCGTCGCGTACGGGGAGTTCGGCGCGCAGGTGGGTTCGCTGAGCCCGGTCACCGTCGTCGTGGTCAGCTTCGCCCTCGCCGGCTTCGCGAACTTCGGCTCCATCGCCATCGCCATCGGCGCGCTCGGCTCGCTGCGGGCGCAGATCCGCGGGTTCGTCGCCCGGGTCGGCGTCCGCGCCCTCCTCGCCGCCACCCTGGCCAACCTCGCCAACGCCGCCATCGCGGGCCTGGTCTTCGCCCGCTGAGCCGGCCCGCGGTCACGGGGTGCGTCGCCGGTTCTCCGCGATCAGACCCACGCCCAGGACCAGGAGCGCCACGAACACGGCGATCCAGGAAGCGGTCGAGGAGCGACGGCTCATCTCGCGGTGACGGCGCGAGACCAGCGCCATGGTCGCCTCGGTCCGGTCGGACGAGGAGACCCAGGACCCGCAGCGATCAGACCGTACGGCTCACGACGCTGTCGCAGAGCTCCTCGAGGGAGGTGCGGGCGGGGCCGGCCGGGAGGCCGTCCAGGAGGAGGCGGGCGGACTCGGCCCGCCGGCGTACCTCGGCGCGGGCCTCGTCGATGCTCCGGTGGCGCCGGAGGAGGCCGAGCACCTCGGCGAGGTCGGCGTCGGAGGACAGGTCGGAATCGAGCAGGGTGAGCAGGCGGGCGTCGGCCGGGTCGGTCGAGGTGCGCGCGAGCAGCGTCGGGAGCGTGGGGATGCCCTCGCGCAGGTCGGTGCCCGGCGTCTTGCCCGTCTCGTCGCTGGTGATGTCGATGATGTCGTCGCTCAGCTGGAAGACGACGCCGACCTGCTCGCCGAACTCGGCCATCGTCCGCTGCTGCTCGGCGGTCGCGCCGGCGAGCTTGGCCCCGAACAGCGCCGAGGTCGCGATCAG from Microlunatus sagamiharensis includes the following:
- a CDS encoding NupC/NupG family nucleoside CNT transporter; translated protein: MDALRGLLGLVLLLGIAVLASRDRRGIRWRTVGVALAVQVVFAFLVLRTRPGQAVLDFLSRRVETLIGYTQSGTDFVFGPLAQVGAPNGVAFALQVLPVIIFLGALIYLLLYLRVIQLATHYVGGAIGRLLRVSKVESMYAAVVVFLGMSEAPLLISPYLKRLTSAQLFTVVVAGLTAASGSTLIGYALLGAPLPYLLAATVMNAPAALVMAKIMWPDSVREPVEAVEGSGSSTAAPAEEPEPAAAPRATGADDDFDVRDVRDTESANAIDALARGALAGGRVAVTIAALLVAFVALIALANGIIGGIAGWFGVEGLTFQQLLGYVMAPVAWLLGVPWSESVRAGQFIGIKTVLNEFVAYGEFGAQVGSLSPVTVVVVSFALAGFANFGSIAIAIGALGSLRAQIRGFVARVGVRALLAATLANLANAAIAGLVFAR
- a CDS encoding GolD/DthD family dehydrogenase, which produces MSTEQSTDAAETSETAEPRVDLTFRLDGRVALVTGGASGIGAAVADVFADAGARVVVVDLDGDAAERRAAELGRDALGLRADVSDPASAAAAADRAVEVCGRVDVLVNSAGIVDLAPAEELGQRAWERTLAVNLSGTFYMSQAIGRHMLEAGRGKIINLASQAATVGLLEHAAYCASKAGVLGLTRVLATEWAGRGVTANSISPTVVLTELGRKAWSGPKGDAAMKEIPVGRFALPREIAGAALFLACGASDMVNGADLVVDGGYTIR